The following coding sequences lie in one Apium graveolens cultivar Ventura chromosome 3, ASM990537v1, whole genome shotgun sequence genomic window:
- the LOC141714774 gene encoding putative mitochondrial protein AtMg00860, protein MMLNPAKCAFGVGFGKFLGHMVSNRGIEANPDKIKAILDMEPPRSIKDVQKLTGRIVALVSFISKSEDKCLPFIKTLKKMKEFEWIAESQEAFEQLKKYMTEAPLLAKPSPEDTLYLYLAVSEQAVSAVLVKEEQKLQKPYTM, encoded by the coding sequence atgatgttaaacccagCCAAGTGTGCTTTCGGTGTTGGGTTTGGAAAATTTTTGGGTCATATGGTCTCTAATAGGGGAATAGAGGCCAATCCCGACAAGATCAAAGCCATCCTAGATATGGAGCCACCGCGCTCCATCAAGGACGTTCAGAAGCTGACGGGAAGAATTGTAGCTCTAGTGAGCTTCATCTCCAAGTCAGAAGATAAATGTCTGCCCTTTATCAAAACCCTtaagaagatgaaggaatttgAATGGATAGctgagagccaagaggcctttgaacaGCTGAAGAAGTACATGACTGAAGCCCCATTATTGGCTAAACCAAGTCCGGAGGACACTCTTTATTTGTACCTCGCGGTATCTGAACAAGCCGTGAGTGCAGTCCTCGTGAAGGAAGAGCAGAAGCTCCAGAAGCCTTATACTATGTAA